A stretch of Polypterus senegalus isolate Bchr_013 chromosome 3, ASM1683550v1, whole genome shotgun sequence DNA encodes these proteins:
- the ccdc170 gene encoding coiled-coil domain-containing protein 170, protein MSSQRPDSAFKLIDVNKNDSLRAGHSVSSNRLLVLELQEQLSVLRRQLEEKDELLAALTVGRNASRGEYQRGSHDSIQDAPVTREQLIHYRLAAETANSELAALQVKHECSQAELLEVRAKLSSRETLIHEMRQEMENYKENNARQASVISSLRSQVQELEQESGTVASSKTRTELALQSTSKENGALKERMLELENKLRLYMNEWDDTQQKASSWERKHKEFLSHLSALLNLDYGGKEEHIISKLDELCQENARQKSKITILEESMETHEVDSKASRETIMRLVAEVAREQKASASTMKEVESLRQELESIVLGKRNLERENRALLERAEANRRAWEVSKQELGTLEKRSKDLDGSLRSSQYEMRSTQNLLHGFREELADLLSGQSGMVQPSEEAIKERIVEINRKVESQKEALSQDEAKVSRMTEQLERQTELLEAALLRAKQAERHLSEFRGKLSKLEGELITGDVLRDSMSVDKQSYLRFLDQLSEKMKLDRLTADVGFDMRLDAILSRTDQLVKLENNAVTETKTLAHNLQRKVKTQKEQLESKELHMEMLRKKIAQLEEEKKARTALAVEHDEATLNVRKLQKKVERLQKELGSSRISNTDLKAKLSDTNELKIKTLEQNEMIEELSKSLKKLEKMKLGAEKRLTSLKSELDFTSHKSQEEREKTRNLLEAVTSELTTLKKSLEDVVKRERQLVDFREVVSQMLGLNVSTLALPDYEIIKRLEKLIHSHHSHAGICLCLDNSRESFCQDFHGECVPARRAISAQPAALTISPAPVRFKHS, encoded by the exons GGAAGCCATGACTCTATTCAGGATGCTCCAGTCACCAGGGAGCAGCTCATTCATTATCGGTTGGCAGCAGAGACTGCAAACAGTGAGTTAGCTGCTCTTCAAGTGAAACATGAGTGCTCTCAGGCGGAG CTCCTGGAAGTCCGAGCAAAGCTCAGTTCAAGGGAAACCTTAATCCATGAAatgaggcaggagatggagaATTACAAAGAGAATAATGCTAGGCAAGCCTCTGTGATCAGTTCCCTCAGGTCACAGGTTCAAGAACTTGAACAGGAATCAGGCACTGTGGCCTCATCGAAAACTCGGACAGAATTAGCCCTTCAATCAACCTCCAAGGAGAATGGTGCTCTGAAGGAAAGGATGCTGGAGCTTGAAAATAAACTACG ACTTTACATGAATGAATGGGATGACACTCAGCAAAAAGCTTCCAGTTGGGAGAGGAAGCACAAGGAGTTTCTCAGCCACCTTTCTGCCCTACTTAACCTTGATTATGGAGGAAAGGAGGAACATATTATTTCCAAG TTGGAtgagctctgtcaggaaaatgcCAGACAGAAGAGTAAGATTACCATCCTTGAGGAGAGCATGGAAACCCATGAGGTTGACTCCAAAGCCAGTAGAGAGACCATCATGAGACTTGTTGCAGAAGTGGCCAGAGAACAGAAAGCATCAGCATCTACCATGAAGGAAGTTGAGTCCCTTCGTCAG GAGTTAGAGAGCATTGTCTTGGGTAAACGAAACCTTGAACGAGAAAACAGAGCCCTTTTGGAGAGAGCTGAAGCTAATCGGCGCGCATGGGAAGTCTCCAAACAAGAGCTTGGGACCCTGGAAAAGCGCTCAAAGGATCTTGATGGAAGCCTTCGCAGCAGCCAGTATGAGATGCGGTCCACGCAAAATCTGTTACATGGTTTCAGGGAGGAACTGGCAGATTTATTGAGTGGACAGAGTGGGATGGTTCAACCCTCCGAAGAGGCCATCAAAGAGCGCATTGTGGAGATAAACCGCAAAGTGGAGAGCCAGAAAGAG GCATTGTCTCAGGACGAAGCCAAAGTGTCCCGGATGACAGAGCAGCTTGAGCGGCAAACAGAGCTCCTTGAAGCAGCACTCCTGCGAGCCAAGCAGGCTGAACGTCATCTTTCTGAGTTCCGAGGAAAACTCAGTAAGCTAGAAGGGGAACTGATCACAGGCGATGTACTTCGGGACAGCATGAGTGTCGATAAGCAGAGT TATCTTAGATTTCTAGATCAGCTGTCAGAGAAAATGAAACTGGACAGACTTACAGCAGATGTTGGATTTGACATGAGATTGGATGCTATACTTTCCCGGACTGACCAGCTAGTCAAGTTGGAGAATAATGCAGTGACTGAAACTAAGACTTTGGCACATAACCTGCAGAGAAAG GTTAAGACTCAGAAAGAGCAGCTGGAGAGCAAAGAATTACACATGGAAATGCTGCGGAAGAAGATTGCTCAACTGGAGGAGGAAAAGAAGGCACGTACAGCCCTGGCAGTAGAGCATGATGAAGCCACCCTCAATGTCCGAAAGCTGCAGAAGAAGGTCGAGAGGCTTCAGAAAGAACTTGGCTCCTCTCGGATTTCCAACACAGACCTAAAAGCTAAGCTTTCAGATACAAATGAACTTAAG ATCAAGACCTTGGAACAGAATGAGATGATTGAAGAACTTTCTAAGAGTCTGAAGAAACTGGAAAAGATGAAACTTGGTGCAGAGAAGAGGCTGACTTCTCTGAAGTCAGAATTGGATTTCACGTCCCACAAGTCCCAAGAGGAGCGTGAGAAAACCCGAAACCTGCTGGAGGCGGTCACTAGTGAGCTGACAACTCTTAAAAAGAGCCTGGAGGATGTGGTGAAACGGGAGAGGCAG CTAGTTGACTTCCGTGAGGTCGTCTCACAGATGTTAGGACTGAATGTCAGCACCCTAGCACTGCCTGACTACGAAATAATAAAACGCTTGGAGAAGCTGATCCACAGTCACCACTCCCACGCTGGCATTTGCCTTTGCCTTGACAACTCCAGGGAGAGCTTTTGCCAAGACTTCCATGGAGAGTGTGTTCCTGCCAGACGTGCCATTTCTGCCCAGCCAGCAGCCTTGACTATTTCTCCAGCCCCTGTAAGATTTAAACATTCTTAA